A single genomic interval of Phaeodactylum tricornutum CCAP 1055/1 chromosome 5, whole genome shotgun sequence harbors:
- a CDS encoding predicted protein produces the protein MDVEQLHVVLQQSFSADASIRNPAEQTIKNLKNLPGAVNLLLQVATEKQVRFEVRQAAAIQLKNICREGWAERIHYAPYAEEATKPALLADEDKAVVRVGLLKTLLDEPEKSIRDLLAETLHTVVIHDFPEKWPQLIPTLLASIQTGVGDMGKHGLQVHNALLALRKVCKRYEYKSKEQRGPLNEIVQSSFPLLLPLAQQLSAENENSLEAAMMLKQILKIFWSSTQFYLPGGDGSETSSIGLARPEQLQPWFDVVRSALQKPLPEASTGLEPRNQPVDVDARNAWPWWKVKKWSVQIMSRLFSRYGIPSYADDQEAKDFAVFFSQNVAPQFLGPVCETLNLRPSGSFCTDRVIHLCLTFVDLAVELASTYKLLKPHLDFLLYQVCFPTMCLTQEDIDCFDNDPVEFVHKQNSPLADFYDPRMSAVTLVTDLVKHRGQDVTQNLLGRMTAILHTYSQAAPDQKNHVEKDGALLVFGSLSKNLLAKEKYAAELEGLLVSSVFPDFGSPVAFLRYRACWMVQQYSTVQWSDDGAHLRTLLEMVLNRLSDPALPVQIEASKALRFLVEADGAEETLLPVLPQLLTEYFRIMNEIGNDEVVSALQALLDKFGRHIEPHAVALVTQLTSAFSQYCTAGEDDDDDDAAMAAAQCLECVATVLKGVCGKASMLKTLEPLLMPLVLKILGSDGDFIEYLECGLDILTFLTFFQEHISPEVWQAFPLIYLAFDQFAYDYLNMMVPCLQSYIGKSTNIFLTGTAQLPEGDIPYIDLIISIAAKTVTNDRASESECRYALSLFMTILHNCPGKVDGYIPFMNEIALGKLGQQVNTEIPLTRFSIFQVLGSALYYQPQLELMELEKRSVTQQVFTQWIIDADKMERWLPRKLTVLGLSSILSLPTSTLPASIISLLPQLIHMACKLALVLKAEAEQTEKDADQLIEEAPERDDGVGDVDLGFDESQDVTNEVDEAYRKALQGVSGWDDDMAKFLLGGWEDEGDDIDEDYSSPIDKIDELILLNDTIKMAFQREPEAYQQIQSALPPEPVAVVQNLFASADIVRAQ, from the exons ATGGATGTCGAACAGCTGCACGTTGTCTTGCAGCAATCGTTTTCGGCCGATGCGTCGATTCGAAACCCTGCCGAACAAACCATTAAAAACCTCAAAAACTTGCCCGGTGCCGTCAATCTACTCTTGCAGGTCGCTACGGAAAAGCAG GTCCGTTTCGAAGTCCGACAAGCCGCTGCCATTCAACTCAAAAATATTTGCCGCGAAGGCTGGGCGGAACGTATTCATTACGCTCCGTATGCTGAAGAAGCCACGAAACCAGCTCTGCTCGCCGATGAAGACAAAGCAGTTGTGAGGGTCGGCCTGCTCAAGACGCTCCTCGACGAACCAGAAAAGAGTATCCGAGATTTGCTCGCGGAAACCTTACACACGGTGGTGATCCACGACTTTCCCGAAAAATGGCCTCAGCTCATTCCCACGCTCCTCGCGAGTATTCAAACGGGTGTCGGTGACATGGGAAAACACGGATTGCAGGTACACAATGCTCTCCTTGCACTCCGCAAAGTTTGCAAGCGATACGAATACAAAAGCAAGGAGCAACGCGGACCCCTCAACGAAATTGTCCAATCGAGTTTTCCGCTCTTGCTCCCGTTAGCGCAGCAGCTATCTGCCGAAAACGAAAACTCGCTGGAAGCCGCCATGATGCTCAAACAGATTCTCAAAATTTTTTGGTCCAGTACGCAGTTCTATTTGCCCGGTGGCGACGGATCGGAAACGTCCTCCATTGGGTTGGCACGACCGGAACAGCTGCAGCCTTGGTTTGATGTTGTGAGAAGCGCTTTACAAAAGCCCCTACCAGAAGCGTCGACGGGACTTGAACCACGTAACCAGCCAGTCGATGTCGATGCTCGCAACGCGTGGCCTTGGTGGAAGGTTAAAAAGTGGTCAGTGCAAATTATGAGCCGACTGTTTTCTCGCTACGGTATTCCAAGCTACGCGGACGATCAGGAAGCCAAGGATTTTGCCGTTTTCTTCAGTCAAAACGTGGCGCCGCAATTCTTGGGGCCTGTCTGCGAAACACTAAATCTAAGACCCTCGGGAAGTTTCTGTACCGACCGGGTAATCCACTTGTGTTTGACCTTTGTGGACTTGGCGGTCGAGCTAGCCAGTACCTACAAGTTGCTGAAGCCACATTTGGACTTTCTCTTGTATCAGGTGTGCTTTCCAACAATGTGTTTGACTCAAGAGGACATTGACTGTTTCGACAACGATCCGGTGGAATTTGTGCACAAGCAGAACAGTCCCTTGGCCGACTTTTACGACCCGCGCATGTCCGCGGTCACTCTCGTCACCGATCTAGTCAAACATCGTGGACAAGACGTAACTCAGAATTTGTTGGGACGTATGACGGCCATTTTGCACACTTACAGCCAAGCAGCCCCTGACCAAAAGAATCATGTGGAAAAGGACGGTGCCTTATTGGTGTTTGGCTCGTTGTCGAAGAATTTgttggcaaaagaaaagtaTGCTGCCGAGCTTGAAGGCTTATTGGTATCCTCAGTTTTTCCGGATTTTGGGTCACCGGTCGCCTTCTTGCGATATCGTGCGTGCTGGATGGTACAGCAATATAGCACTGTCCAATGGTCCGACGATGGAGCTCATTTGCGAACTTTACTCGAAATGGTTCTAAACCGCTTGAGCGATCCCGCTCTCCCCGTACAGATTGAGGCCTCCAAGGCCCTGCGATTTTTGGTAGAAGCTGATGGCGCGGAAGAAACTCTTCTTCCCGTCCTACCTCAGCTATTGACAGAGTATTTTCGTATCATGAACGAAATTGGCAACGACGAAGTTGTGTCTGCCTTACAGGCTTTGCTCGATAAGTTTGGCCGTCACATTGAACCACACGCAGTCGCTCTTGTAACACAATTGACGAGTGCCTTTTCACAATATTGTACAGCCggggaagacgacgatgatgacgacgccGCCATGGCCGCAGCGCAGTGTCTTGAGTGCGTTGCGACGGTTCTAAAAGGCGTTTGTGGGAAAGCTTCCATGCTGAAAACTCTCGAACCACTACTGATGCCGCTGGTCTTGAAAATTCTAGGGAGCGACGGTGATTTTATTGAATATTTGGAATGTGGACTCGATATCTTGACTTTTTTAACTTTCTTTCAAGAACATATTTCGCCAGAAGTCTGGCAAGCCTTTCCTTTGATATATTTGGCTTTTGATCAATTCGCCTACGATTATCTGAACATGATGGTACCTTGCTTGCAGAGTTATATTGGCAAGTCAACCAATATTTTTTTAACCGGTACTGCCCAGCTCCCTGAAGGAGACATTCCGTATATTGATTTGATCATCAGCATAGCCGCCAAGACAGTCACGAACGACCGCGCTTCTGAATCAGAATGCCGGTACGCGCTTAGTCTGTTCATGACGATTCTTCACAATTGTCCTGGCAAGGTAGATGGATACATTCCATTTATGAACGAGATTGCGCTCGGCAAGCTCGGACAGCAAGTCAATACCGAGATTCCTTTGACTCGGTTTTCAATATTTCAGGTTCTCGGGTCTGCGCTCTACTACCAGCCTCAGCTTGAGTTGATGGAGCTCGAAAAGCGAAGCGTCACACAACAAGTTTTCACGCAATGGATAATTGATGCGGACAAAATGGAGCGATGGCTCccaagaaagttgaccgTGCTTGGTTTGTCTTCCATTTTGAGCCTGCCCACGTCGACCTTGCCTGCATCAATCATCAGCTTGCTACCGCAACTAATTCACATGGCGTGTAAATTGGCACTCGTCCTCAAAGCTGAGGCCGAGCAAACCGAGAAGGATGCCGACCAACTAATCGAGGAAGCACCTGAAAGGGATGATGGCGTTGGCGACGTTGATCTAGGATTCGACGAAAGCCAAGATGTGACAAACGAGGTAGACGAAGCTTACAGAAAAGCGCTGCAAGGAGTCTCAGGCTGGGACGATGACATGGCAAAATTCTTACTCGGTGGTTGGGAGGACGAAGGTGATGACATTGACGAAGACTACAGCTCGCCAATAGATAAAATTGACGAGCTCATTCTGCTGAATGACACCATCAAAATGGCTTTTCAAAGAGAACCTGAAGCCTATCAACAGATTCAGTCCGCCCTTCCGCCGGAACCTGTTGCGGTGGTTCAGAATTTATTTGCCAGCGCCGATATCGTACGAGCGCAA
- a CDS encoding predicted protein — MQGTGVTNYDSKPSYGFSAATTEWDDALMKRGIRTHEQAMIAKGASPAEASRLTQLREGTDTNRETEWDTGKQSPDEGDESDDEDFLDDDFLVQYRQQRLHELQSEQSAKTKKGTNFGAVIPISRSEWTREVNEASQENGGIWVIVCLTTSDTERTGAVEHAVRELAFVCTKLKFVSIPSHHAIPNWPESNLPSLFLYRNGTMQHELLRLPQNTNKDDLEEHLKQLGVLDDT; from the coding sequence ATGCAAGGCACGGGGGTCACGAATTACGACTCCAAGCCGTCGTACGGCTTTTCGGCGGCGACCACCGAATGGGACGACGCGCTCATGAAACGCGGTATTCGTACCCACGAACAAGCCATGATTGCCAAAGGTGCTTCGCCAGCAGAGGCTTCTAGGCTCACACAATTGAGAGAAGGCACAGACACAAACCGCGAAACAGAGTGGGATACCGGAAAGCAAAGTCCCGACGAAGGGGACGAGTCCGATGACGAAGATTTtctggacgacgactttttggtcCAATACCGGCAACAGCGTCTACATGAACTTCAATCCGAACAAAGTgcaaagacgaagaaaggCACAAATTTTGGAGCAGTGATTCCGATTTCTCGTTCGGAATGGACGCGGGAAGTGAACGAAGCGTCACAGGAAAACGGAGGGATTTGGGTTATCGTTTGTTTAACAACGAGCGATACGGAACGTACGGGTGCTGTTGAACACGCCGTACGGGAGTTGGCGTTTGTTTGTACAAAGCTCAAGTTTGTGTCGATACCATCCCATCATGCCATTCCAAATTGGCCCGAATCCAACCTACCGAGCTTGTTTTTGTACCGCAACGGTACCATGCAGCATGAGCTACTAAGACTCCCGCAAAATACGAATAAAGACGATCTGGAAGAGCATTTGAAACAGCTAGGTGTTTTGGACGATACCTAG